A DNA window from Citrobacter tructae contains the following coding sequences:
- a CDS encoding DNA utilization protein HofM, translating into MAFNIWKIGLHIQQHEVLAVAVVRDASGWFLQRWWRMPLAGLEIVDGHIRAPEQLTEVLLPWSRELPRRHHIHLSFPAHRTLQKKFPCPAMKLREPEQTAWLSGAMARELDMDPNTLQFDYSEDTLIPAFNVTAAQSKEVSTLLTLMQTLKVQVTAITPDASALQRFIPYLSAHQQCLAWRDDAQWLWATRYAWGRKSASESHAIDDLAATLSLSPEEIAWCEPGGFDPLSVVSVRQPPIPPEGHIFTIALGLAMGGTE; encoded by the coding sequence ATGGCTTTCAATATCTGGAAAATTGGTCTGCATATTCAGCAACATGAAGTACTGGCTGTTGCCGTCGTTCGCGACGCATCCGGTTGGTTTCTACAGCGCTGGTGGCGTATGCCGCTGGCAGGGCTGGAGATTGTCGACGGACACATTCGCGCGCCAGAACAACTTACAGAGGTGTTATTGCCGTGGAGTCGTGAACTCCCCCGCAGACACCACATCCATCTGTCCTTTCCCGCCCACAGGACGTTACAAAAAAAGTTTCCATGCCCTGCCATGAAGCTGCGTGAGCCAGAGCAAACGGCATGGTTATCCGGGGCGATGGCGCGTGAGTTGGATATGGACCCCAATACGCTGCAATTCGATTATAGCGAAGACACCTTAATCCCGGCGTTTAACGTGACCGCCGCGCAAAGCAAAGAGGTATCGACCCTCCTGACGCTGATGCAAACGCTGAAAGTACAGGTGACGGCCATTACGCCGGATGCCAGCGCGTTACAGCGCTTTATTCCTTATTTATCGGCGCATCAGCAGTGTCTGGCCTGGCGTGATGACGCGCAGTGGTTGTGGGCGACCCGCTATGCGTGGGGGCGTAAATCGGCAAGTGAAAGCCATGCTATTGACGATCTTGCCGCGACATTATCGCTTAGCCCGGAGGAGATTGCGTGGTGCGAGCCAGGCGGCTTTGATCCTTTAAGCGTGGTGTCTGTTCGCCAGCCGCCCATTCCACCTGAAGGTCACATCTTTACCATTGCGCTTGGACTGGCAATGGGAGGTACAGAGTGA
- a CDS encoding PilN domain-containing protein, protein MIATINLLPWRQSQRRACLRFWGVLFSGSLLLIVGCALSYYAVVVEDSRVHAVWIAAEKTRAEGLVAQKQHLLQRQQQWQQLQQRNTQRDETRSWQLVLEGLANLLPEQAWLITLTWQHEVLELSGMTLNFTALNALETQLRKQPFFRLGSSGETRQDAQGRWQFHYRLTRSVKHDSAL, encoded by the coding sequence ATGATAGCGACCATCAACCTTCTCCCCTGGCGTCAGTCACAGCGGCGCGCCTGCCTGCGGTTTTGGGGTGTTTTATTTAGCGGTTCACTGTTGTTGATTGTGGGCTGTGCATTGAGCTATTACGCCGTCGTCGTCGAAGACAGCCGGGTTCATGCTGTGTGGATAGCCGCTGAGAAAACGCGGGCCGAAGGGCTTGTGGCACAAAAACAGCATTTGCTGCAGCGCCAGCAGCAATGGCAACAGCTGCAGCAGCGTAATACGCAGCGTGACGAGACGCGAAGCTGGCAGTTGGTGCTCGAAGGACTGGCGAACTTACTGCCAGAACAGGCATGGTTGATAACCCTGACATGGCAGCACGAGGTGCTGGAATTGAGCGGAATGACGCTCAACTTTACCGCACTCAATGCGCTGGAAACGCAATTACGCAAACAGCCTTTTTTTCGCTTAGGGAGTTCCGGCGAAACGCGGCAGGATGCGCAAGGCCGTTGGCAATTCCACTATCGTCTGACGCGGAGCGTGAAGCATGACAGCGCTTTGTGA
- a CDS encoding HofP DNA utilization family protein, with the protein MRGKRWLLVSVSMLILTGMRNPFQPAEDRCHIAELSAWRYQGAVSRGPRLIGLVQDDKHKWRRVELHETLNGGWMISQISAQSVTIETGKNCEPPRWQWQRQGEVNEAMDSHDADDNHPQRAGGKNAKRDAGGR; encoded by the coding sequence ATGAGGGGTAAACGCTGGCTGTTAGTGAGTGTCAGCATGCTGATACTGACCGGTATGCGCAACCCCTTTCAACCGGCAGAGGATCGTTGCCATATCGCTGAGTTATCGGCGTGGCGCTATCAAGGTGCGGTGAGTCGGGGCCCGCGCCTGATTGGCCTGGTTCAGGATGATAAGCATAAATGGCGGCGGGTCGAGCTGCATGAGACGTTGAATGGTGGCTGGATGATTTCTCAGATTTCGGCGCAAAGCGTAACCATTGAGACAGGTAAAAACTGCGAGCCGCCACGGTGGCAGTGGCAGCGACAAGGAGAGGTGAATGAAGCGATGGATAGTCATGACGCTGATGATAATCATCCCCAGCGTGCTGGCGGGAAAAACGCAAAACGTGACGCTGGTGGTAGATGA
- the aroK gene encoding shikimate kinase AroK, with translation MAEKRNIFLVGPMGAGKSTIGRQLAQQLNMEFYDSDQEIEKRTGADVGWVFDVEGEDGFRDREEKVINELTEKQGIVLATGGGSVKSRETRNRLSARGVVVYLETTIEKQLARTQRDKKRPLLQVESPPREVLEALADERNPLYEEIADVTIRTDDQSAKVVANQIIHMLESN, from the coding sequence ATGGCAGAGAAACGCAATATCTTTCTGGTTGGGCCTATGGGTGCCGGAAAAAGCACTATTGGGCGCCAGTTAGCTCAACAACTCAATATGGAATTTTACGATTCTGATCAAGAGATTGAGAAACGAACCGGAGCTGATGTGGGCTGGGTCTTCGATGTAGAAGGTGAAGACGGCTTCCGCGATCGCGAAGAAAAAGTCATCAACGAGTTGACGGAAAAACAGGGTATTGTGCTGGCAACTGGCGGTGGCTCTGTAAAATCACGTGAAACACGTAACCGTCTTTCCGCGCGTGGCGTCGTGGTCTATCTTGAAACGACAATTGAAAAACAACTTGCGCGAACTCAACGCGACAAGAAACGCCCACTGCTGCAGGTAGAATCACCGCCTCGCGAAGTTCTGGAAGCGTTGGCTGACGAACGCAACCCTCTGTATGAAGAGATTGCTGACGTGACCATTCGCACCGATGATCAGAGCGCTAAAGTCGTGGCAAACCAGATTATTCATATGTTGGAAAGCAACTGA
- the aroB gene encoding 3-dehydroquinate synthase — MERITVTLGERSYPITIAAGLFNEPASFLPLKSGDQVMLVTNETLAPLYLDKIRGVLEQAGVNVDSVILPDGEQYKSLTVLDTVFTALLQKPHGRDTTLVALGGGVIGDLTGFAAASYQRGVRFIQVPTTLLSQVDSSVGGKTAVNHPLGKNMIGAFYQPASVVVDLDCLKTLPARELASGLAEVIKYGIILDGEFFSWLEDNLDALLRLEGPAMAYCIRRCCELKAEVVAADEREMGLRALLNLGHTFGHAIEAEMGYGNWLHGEAVAAGMVMAARTSERLGQFCSVDTQRIITLLKRAGLPVNGPREMSTQAYLPHMLRDKKVLAGEMRLVLPLAIGKSEVRGGVSHEVVLNAIADSQQA, encoded by the coding sequence ATGGAGAGGATTACAGTCACTCTCGGGGAACGTAGTTACCCTATCACCATCGCGGCTGGTTTGTTTAATGAACCGGCTTCATTCTTACCGCTGAAATCGGGCGATCAGGTTATGTTGGTGACCAACGAAACCCTGGCTCCCCTTTATCTCGATAAGATTCGCGGCGTACTTGAACAGGCGGGTGTTAATGTTGATAGCGTCATCCTTCCCGACGGCGAGCAGTATAAAAGCCTGACGGTACTGGATACGGTATTCACAGCATTACTGCAAAAACCGCACGGTCGCGATACCACGCTGGTTGCTCTTGGTGGCGGCGTGATTGGCGATCTTACCGGTTTTGCAGCCGCCAGCTATCAGCGCGGCGTACGTTTTATTCAAGTCCCGACAACCCTGTTGTCGCAGGTTGATTCCTCCGTTGGCGGCAAAACCGCCGTAAACCATCCCCTCGGCAAAAACATGATTGGTGCCTTTTACCAACCGGCTTCCGTGGTGGTGGATCTCGACTGTCTGAAAACGCTTCCTGCGCGTGAACTGGCGTCGGGTCTGGCGGAAGTGATCAAGTACGGCATCATCCTTGACGGTGAATTTTTCAGCTGGCTGGAAGACAATCTGGACGCATTACTCCGTCTGGAAGGTCCGGCAATGGCGTACTGTATTCGCCGTTGTTGTGAGCTGAAAGCAGAAGTTGTCGCAGCAGACGAGCGCGAAATGGGCTTACGTGCTTTACTGAATCTGGGGCATACGTTTGGCCATGCAATCGAAGCTGAAATGGGTTATGGCAATTGGTTACATGGTGAAGCGGTGGCCGCTGGTATGGTAATGGCTGCTCGTACGTCAGAACGTCTGGGTCAGTTTTGCTCCGTGGACACGCAGCGCATCATTACGCTGCTGAAACGGGCAGGCTTACCGGTTAATGGACCACGTGAGATGTCCACTCAGGCCTATTTACCGCACATGCTGCGAGATAAAAAAGTGTTAGCGGGGGAGATGCGTTTAGTGCTTCCGTTGGCAATAGGGAAGAGTGAAGTGCGCGGCGGAGTGTCGCACGAGGTGGTTCTTAACGCTATTGCTGATTCCCAGCAGGCGTAA
- the damX gene encoding cell division protein DamX, translated as MDEFKPEDELKPDPSDRRTGRSRQSSERDNEPQINFDDVDLDADDRRPARARKERDEEQDIEEDYESDDDTVDEERVERRPRKRKKAASKPASRQYIMMGVGVLVLLLLIIGIGSALKAPSSPSSSDQTASGEKSIDLSGSNATDQASTNQPAAGAVQPAGNAQQDVSLPPISSTPTQGQAPAAAEGQQRVEVQGELNNALTQPQGQEQVNNVVVNSTLPTEPATVAPVRNGNTPRQTAATEPAERHATTRPERKQAVIEPKSKPQTTVKATPTEPKPVAQAKSTEPTAPVTTTKAPAATAAPKATAEPKATVSTTPAQNATPAPTATTPVAGGAKTAGNVGALKSAPSSHYTLQLSSSSNYDNLNGWAKKENLKNYVVYQTTRNGQPWYVLVTGVYASKDDAKRAVSTLPADIQAKNPWAKPLHQVQADLK; from the coding sequence ATGGATGAATTCAAACCAGAAGACGAGCTGAAACCCGATCCCAGCGATCGTCGTACTGGTCGTTCTCGTCAATCGTCTGAACGCGATAATGAGCCGCAAATCAATTTTGATGATGTTGATCTGGATGCTGACGATCGTCGTCCAGCGCGCGCGCGTAAAGAACGTGACGAAGAGCAAGACATTGAAGAAGATTATGAATCTGATGACGATACCGTGGATGAAGAGCGTGTAGAACGCCGTCCGCGTAAGCGTAAGAAAGCCGCCAGCAAACCTGCTTCTCGCCAATACATAATGATGGGTGTGGGCGTTCTGGTATTGCTGCTGTTGATCATCGGCATCGGTTCAGCGTTGAAAGCCCCCTCATCTCCCTCTTCCAGCGATCAGACGGCGTCTGGCGAGAAGAGCATCGATCTTTCTGGCAGTAATGCGACCGATCAGGCGAGTACAAATCAGCCTGCGGCGGGCGCTGTGCAGCCGGCTGGCAATGCGCAGCAGGATGTTTCTCTGCCGCCGATTTCCTCTACGCCGACTCAAGGGCAAGCACCTGCTGCCGCAGAAGGCCAACAGCGTGTTGAAGTTCAGGGCGAGCTGAATAACGCTCTGACGCAGCCGCAAGGTCAGGAGCAGGTTAACAACGTGGTAGTGAATTCCACGCTACCGACTGAACCTGCTACCGTTGCGCCAGTTCGCAATGGCAATACGCCGCGTCAGACTGCAGCAACTGAGCCTGCTGAGCGTCACGCAACCACGCGTCCGGAGCGCAAACAGGCCGTTATTGAGCCGAAGAGCAAGCCGCAAACTACCGTGAAAGCGACGCCGACAGAGCCGAAACCTGTTGCTCAGGCGAAGAGTACTGAACCGACAGCGCCAGTCACCACGACGAAAGCGCCAGCGGCAACGGCTGCGCCAAAAGCGACAGCAGAGCCAAAAGCAACCGTGAGTACCACACCAGCTCAGAATGCTACCCCAGCGCCAACGGCGACAACCCCTGTTGCTGGCGGTGCAAAAACGGCAGGCAACGTTGGAGCGTTAAAATCAGCGCCGTCTAGTCATTATACTCTGCAGCTCAGCAGTTCTTCTAACTACGACAACCTGAATGGTTGGGCGAAGAAAGAGAACCTGAAGAACTATGTGGTGTATCAGACGACGCGTAACGGCCAGCCGTGGTATGTTTTGGTGACAGGCGTATATGCGTCTAAAGACGATGCAAAACGTGCGGTGTCTACGTTACCAGCCGACATTCAGGCGAAAAACCCGTGGGCGAAACCGCTGCATCAGGTTCAGGCCGATCTGAAGTAA
- the dam gene encoding adenine-specific DNA-methyltransferase, whose protein sequence is MKKNRAFLKWAGGKYPLLDDIKRHLPQGECLVEPFVGAGSVFLNTDFSRYILADINSDLISLYNIVKSRTDEYVQASRELFVPETNQSEVYYQFRTEFNASQDPFRRAVLFLYLNRFGYNGLCRYNLRGEFNVPFGRYKKPYFPEAELYHFAEKAQNAEFHCLSYEQCMDRADINSVVYCDPPYAPLSATANFTAYHTNSFSPKEQAHLAEMAEKLVSKQIPVLISNHDTPDTREWYRAAKHFQVKVRRSISSNGGTRKKVNELLALYKPGVVTPAKK, encoded by the coding sequence ATGAAAAAAAATCGCGCTTTTCTGAAGTGGGCAGGGGGAAAATACCCCCTGCTTGATGATATAAAACGGCATTTGCCTCAGGGCGAATGTCTTGTTGAACCCTTCGTGGGTGCCGGGTCGGTGTTCCTTAACACCGACTTTTCTCGTTATATTCTTGCCGATATCAACAGCGACCTCATCAGTCTCTATAACATCGTGAAGTCGCGTACCGATGAGTATGTGCAGGCTTCGCGCGAGCTGTTTGTCCCTGAGACCAATCAGTCTGAGGTGTACTATCAGTTTCGGACAGAATTTAACGCAAGCCAGGATCCGTTCCGACGCGCGGTACTGTTCTTATACCTGAACCGTTTTGGCTACAATGGCCTGTGTCGGTATAACCTCCGTGGCGAATTTAACGTGCCGTTTGGCCGTTATAAAAAACCCTACTTCCCGGAAGCAGAGTTGTATCATTTTGCCGAAAAAGCGCAGAATGCAGAGTTTCATTGCCTCTCTTATGAACAGTGCATGGATCGTGCTGATATCAACTCTGTGGTTTATTGTGATCCGCCTTATGCGCCGCTTTCGGCGACGGCGAATTTCACCGCGTATCACACCAATAGCTTTAGCCCGAAAGAGCAGGCGCATCTGGCCGAGATGGCAGAAAAGCTGGTCAGTAAGCAGATCCCGGTGTTAATTTCGAACCATGATACGCCCGATACGCGCGAGTGGTACCGAGCGGCGAAACATTTTCAGGTCAAAGTGCGGCGCAGTATAAGCAGCAACGGCGGCACACGTAAAAAGGTGAACGAACTGCTGGCTCTGTACAAACCAGGAGTCGTAACGCCCGCGAAAAAATAA
- the rpe gene encoding ribulose-phosphate 3-epimerase translates to MKQYLIAPSILSADFARLGEDTTSVLTAGADVVHFDVMDNHYVPNLTIGPMVLKSLRKYGITAPIDVHLMVKPVDRIIPDFAAAGASIITFHPEASEHVDRTLQLIKENGCKAGLVFNPATPLSYLDYVMDKLDVILLMSVNPGFGGQSFIPQTLEKLREVRRRIDESGYDIRLEVDGGVKVNNIGEIAAAGADMFVAGSAIFDQPDYKKVIDEMRHELAKVSHG, encoded by the coding sequence ATGAAACAGTATTTGATTGCCCCCTCAATTCTGTCGGCTGATTTTGCCCGCCTGGGTGAGGACACCACGAGCGTCCTGACCGCCGGTGCCGATGTCGTGCACTTCGACGTCATGGACAACCATTATGTACCTAACCTGACTATCGGGCCGATGGTACTGAAATCGCTACGCAAATACGGGATCACCGCCCCTATTGATGTGCATCTGATGGTGAAGCCGGTAGATCGTATTATCCCGGACTTCGCGGCTGCGGGCGCCAGTATCATTACTTTTCATCCGGAAGCCTCCGAACACGTCGATCGTACTTTACAGCTGATCAAAGAGAATGGCTGCAAGGCGGGTCTGGTGTTTAACCCAGCCACTCCGCTGAGCTACCTGGACTACGTCATGGATAAGCTGGATGTGATCCTGCTGATGTCCGTCAACCCCGGTTTTGGTGGGCAATCTTTCATTCCGCAAACGCTGGAAAAATTGCGCGAAGTCCGTCGCCGTATCGATGAGTCTGGCTATGACATTCGCCTGGAAGTCGATGGCGGCGTCAAGGTGAACAATATCGGCGAAATCGCCGCTGCGGGTGCGGATATGTTTGTCGCGGGTTCCGCGATTTTTGACCAACCTGACTACAAAAAAGTCATTGATGAAATGCGCCATGAACTGGCGAAGGTAAGTCATGGATAA
- the gph gene encoding phosphoglycolate phosphatase: MDKFQDIRGVAFDLDGTLVDSAPGLAAAVDMALYALELPTAGEERVITWIGNGADVLMERALTWARLERATLRKTMGKPPVDDDIPAVEQVRILRKLFDRYYGDVAEEGTFLFPHVADTLGALHAKGLPLGLVTNKPTPFVAPLLNALDIAKYFSVVIGGDDVENKKPHPDPLLLVADRMGIAPEQLLFVGDSRNDIQAAKAAGCPSVGLTYGYNYGEGIDLSQPDVIYDSINDLLPALGLPHSENQELKND, translated from the coding sequence ATGGATAAATTTCAGGACATTCGGGGCGTTGCTTTTGACCTCGACGGTACGCTGGTTGATAGCGCGCCGGGATTAGCCGCCGCAGTGGATATGGCGCTGTACGCGCTGGAATTACCTACTGCAGGCGAAGAGCGCGTGATTACCTGGATTGGTAATGGCGCGGATGTATTGATGGAGCGGGCACTCACCTGGGCTCGACTGGAACGCGCCACACTGCGTAAAACGATGGGCAAACCGCCCGTCGATGACGATATTCCAGCTGTTGAGCAGGTGCGTATTTTACGTAAGCTATTTGACCGCTATTACGGTGACGTTGCCGAAGAGGGGACGTTCTTATTCCCACACGTTGCCGATACGCTGGGCGCGCTGCATGCGAAAGGCCTGCCGTTAGGTTTGGTGACCAACAAGCCGACGCCGTTTGTGGCACCGCTGCTTAATGCACTGGACATTGCCAAATATTTTAGCGTAGTCATCGGCGGTGATGACGTGGAAAACAAAAAACCGCATCCAGACCCGCTGCTGTTAGTGGCTGATCGGATGGGGATCGCGCCTGAACAATTGCTCTTTGTGGGTGATTCGCGCAATGATATTCAGGCAGCAAAAGCCGCTGGCTGTCCTTCGGTTGGCCTCACGTATGGGTATAACTACGGTGAAGGGATCGACCTCAGCCAGCCAGATGTCATTTACGACAGCATTAATGACCTTCTGCCCGCACTCGGGCTTCCGCATAGCGAAAATCAGGAATTGAAAAATGACTAA
- the trpS gene encoding tryptophan--tRNA ligase, with protein sequence MTKPIVFSGAQPSGELTIGNYMGALRQWVNMQDDYHCIYCIVDQHAITVRQDAQKLRKATLDTLALYLACGIDPEKSTIFVQSHVPEHAQLGWALNCYTYFGELSRMTQFKDKSARYAENINAGLFDYPVLMAADILLYQTNLVPVGEDQKQHLELSRDVAQRFNALYGDIFKVPEPFIPKSGARVMSLLEPTKKMSKSDDNRNNVIGLLEDPKSVVKKIKRAMTDSDEPPVVRYDVQNKAGVANLLDILSAVTGQSIPELEQHFEGKMYGHLKGEVADAVSGMLTELQERYHRFRNDEAFLQKVMKDGAEKASARAAQTLKAVYEAIGFVAKP encoded by the coding sequence ATGACTAAGCCCATCGTTTTTAGTGGCGCACAGCCCTCAGGTGAATTGACCATTGGCAACTATATGGGTGCGCTGCGTCAATGGGTAAACATGCAGGATGACTACCATTGCATCTACTGTATCGTGGACCAGCATGCTATCACCGTCCGCCAGGACGCGCAGAAATTGCGTAAAGCCACGCTGGATACGCTGGCGCTGTATCTGGCGTGTGGTATCGATCCTGAGAAAAGCACCATTTTCGTTCAGTCCCACGTACCGGAACATGCACAGTTAGGCTGGGCGCTGAATTGCTACACCTATTTCGGCGAACTGAGCCGTATGACCCAGTTCAAAGATAAATCTGCCCGTTACGCTGAAAACATCAATGCCGGTCTGTTCGACTACCCGGTGCTGATGGCTGCCGATATTCTGCTGTATCAGACCAATCTGGTACCGGTAGGGGAAGATCAGAAACAGCACCTGGAACTGAGCCGTGACGTCGCCCAGCGTTTTAACGCACTGTATGGTGACATCTTCAAAGTGCCTGAGCCGTTTATTCCGAAGTCCGGCGCGCGCGTGATGTCCCTGCTGGAGCCGACGAAGAAAATGTCTAAGTCGGATGATAACCGCAACAACGTGATCGGCCTGCTGGAAGATCCGAAATCTGTGGTGAAGAAGATCAAACGCGCTATGACGGATTCCGATGAGCCGCCTGTTGTACGCTACGATGTGCAGAATAAAGCGGGTGTCGCCAACCTGCTGGATATTCTCTCTGCCGTGACGGGCCAGAGCATTCCAGAACTGGAGCAGCACTTTGAAGGCAAGATGTATGGCCACCTGAAGGGTGAGGTCGCTGACGCCGTTTCCGGTATGCTGACTGAGCTTCAGGAACGTTATCACCGTTTCCGTAACGATGAAGCCTTCCTGCAGAAAGTAATGAAAGACGGTGCAGAAAAAGCCAGCGCGCGTGCTGCACAAACCCTGAAAGCGGTATACGAAGCAATTGGTTTTGTCGCCAAGCCGTAA
- the yhfZ gene encoding GntR family transcriptional regulator YhfZ produces MSRTFIKKEGVVLTTLARYLLGEKCGNRLKTIDELASECHSSVGLTQAALKTLESSGAIRIERRGRNGSFLVEMDNRTLLTHVDINNVVCAMPLPYTRLYEGLASGLKAQFDGIPFYYAHMRGADIRVECLLNGVYDMAVVSRLAAESYLAQNGLRIVLALGPHTYVGEHQLICRKGESGRVKRVGLDNRSADQKIMTEACFGGHDVELIDLPYHESLQRIAKGDVDAVIWNVVAEAELAVLGLEATPLTNDPRFLQATEAVVLTRTDDYPMQQLLRAVVNKEALLAHQQRVANGEQEPSY; encoded by the coding sequence ATGAGTCGGACATTTATCAAGAAGGAAGGGGTTGTACTGACAACTCTGGCCCGTTACCTGCTCGGTGAAAAGTGTGGTAACCGTTTAAAAACTATCGATGAACTGGCGAGCGAATGCCACTCGTCGGTGGGATTAACGCAGGCCGCGCTAAAAACACTGGAATCGTCAGGAGCGATCCGTATTGAGCGTCGTGGGCGTAACGGTAGCTTCCTGGTGGAGATGGATAATCGCACGCTGTTGACGCATGTCGATATCAATAACGTGGTCTGTGCGATGCCGCTGCCCTATACCCGTTTATATGAAGGGCTGGCGAGTGGGCTGAAGGCGCAATTCGACGGGATCCCATTTTATTACGCACACATGCGTGGGGCCGATATTCGCGTGGAATGCCTGCTCAATGGCGTCTACGACATGGCGGTAGTTTCTCGTCTGGCGGCGGAAAGTTACCTTGCGCAAAATGGGCTTCGCATCGTACTGGCGCTGGGACCGCACACTTACGTAGGCGAACACCAACTCATCTGTCGCAAAGGTGAATCCGGACGCGTGAAGCGGGTGGGACTGGATAACCGCTCGGCGGATCAGAAAATCATGACCGAAGCCTGTTTTGGTGGCCACGATGTCGAATTGATTGACCTGCCTTACCATGAGAGCTTGCAGCGCATTGCGAAAGGGGACGTGGATGCGGTGATCTGGAACGTGGTTGCGGAGGCTGAGCTGGCGGTACTAGGGCTGGAAGCCACTCCGCTGACCAACGATCCGCGATTCCTGCAGGCGACGGAGGCAGTGGTGCTGACCCGGACAGATGATTATCCGATGCAGCAGTTGCTCCGTGCTGTCGTCAACAAAGAAGCACTGCTTGCTCACCAGCAACGTGTGGCAAATGGCGAGCAGGAACCCAGTTATTAA
- a CDS encoding PRD domain-containing protein: protein MEKRLNLLCDAGVIDKDICSGMLQVVKQLDEEWRLPIHTEQGEMAMTHMASALMRSRRGEVIEALDDQLLAEMAQSNLWPTILLVHHGLLKEFALTLHANEEGYLLANLYGLWMAAEEGV, encoded by the coding sequence ATGGAAAAAAGGTTAAACCTGCTATGTGATGCGGGCGTTATCGACAAGGATATCTGCAGCGGCATGCTGCAGGTTGTGAAGCAACTTGATGAAGAGTGGCGTTTACCGATCCATACCGAGCAAGGGGAGATGGCGATGACCCATATGGCGAGCGCATTGATGCGTAGCCGTCGGGGGGAAGTCATCGAAGCCCTGGATGACCAACTGCTGGCTGAAATGGCGCAATCAAATCTCTGGCCAACTATTTTATTGGTGCATCATGGGCTGCTGAAAGAGTTTGCGCTTACGCTGCATGCGAATGAAGAGGGATATCTGTTGGCGAATCTGTACGGATTGTGGATGGCGGCGGAAGAAGGCGTTTGA
- a CDS encoding YhfX family PLP-dependent enzyme has product MFIHALKRQNPALIAAAVALWQEGKIAPDSWVIDVDQVIENGKRLLEVAQQHGISLYLMTKQVGRNPWLAEKLLQLGYAGIVVVDYKEGRVMRRAGLPVAHQGHLVQIPSRQVSDAVAQGTDVITLFSLDKAREVSAAAVKAGREQAVMLKVYDKDDFLYPGQESGFPLTCLNDVVSEIRSLPGLHLRGLTHFPCLLWDEKSAETVPTPNLHTLVAARRQLAAVGVEIEQLNAPSASSCASLPLLAKYGVTHAEPGHALTGTVPSNQKGDQPERIAMLWLSEVSHQFRGDSYCYGGGYYRRGHAQNALVFTPESDAPIAATLKPVDDSSIDYYLPLAGEFPVSSAVVFCFRTQIFVTRSDVVLVSGIQRGAAEIVARYDSLGNVLEE; this is encoded by the coding sequence ATGTTTATACATGCATTGAAACGCCAGAACCCTGCACTTATCGCGGCTGCTGTTGCCCTGTGGCAGGAAGGAAAGATCGCGCCGGACAGTTGGGTTATTGATGTTGACCAGGTGATTGAGAATGGCAAGCGCCTGTTAGAAGTGGCGCAACAACACGGTATCTCACTCTATTTAATGACCAAGCAAGTTGGGCGAAATCCCTGGCTGGCGGAAAAGTTATTACAGCTCGGCTACGCGGGGATTGTGGTCGTGGATTATAAAGAAGGCCGGGTCATGCGTCGTGCGGGGCTACCGGTCGCGCATCAGGGGCATCTCGTACAGATCCCTTCGCGACAGGTTAGTGATGCAGTGGCTCAGGGTACTGACGTCATTACTCTTTTTTCGCTGGATAAAGCGCGTGAGGTTTCCGCTGCGGCGGTAAAAGCTGGCCGTGAACAGGCTGTCATGCTCAAAGTTTACGATAAAGATGATTTTCTATATCCGGGGCAAGAAAGCGGATTTCCGCTGACCTGTCTGAACGATGTCGTGAGTGAAATACGTAGTTTACCTGGCCTGCATCTTCGCGGGCTAACCCATTTCCCCTGTCTGCTGTGGGATGAGAAATCCGCAGAAACGGTACCGACGCCAAATCTGCACACCCTGGTGGCGGCCCGACGTCAGTTAGCGGCGGTGGGAGTTGAGATTGAACAACTCAATGCCCCTTCCGCCAGTAGCTGCGCATCGCTACCGTTATTGGCGAAATATGGCGTAACTCACGCCGAGCCTGGACATGCGCTGACCGGAACCGTTCCTTCCAATCAGAAGGGCGATCAACCTGAACGTATTGCAATGCTCTGGCTGAGCGAGGTTTCCCATCAATTCCGTGGAGACAGCTATTGCTATGGTGGCGGCTATTACCGTCGCGGCCATGCGCAAAATGCGCTGGTCTTCACGCCAGAGAGTGACGCCCCTATCGCAGCGACGCTGAAACCTGTGGATGACAGCAGTATCGATTACTACCTGCCTCTGGCAGGCGAATTTCCGGTGAGTAGCGCGGTAGTGTTCTGCTTCCGCACACAGATCTTCGTGACGCGCAGCGACGTGGTGCTGGTGTCTGGTATCCAGCGCGGTGCGGCTGAGATCGTCGCCCGTTACGACAGCCTTGGCAATGTACTGGAGGAGTAA